The following proteins are co-located in the Acropora palmata chromosome 11, jaAcrPala1.3, whole genome shotgun sequence genome:
- the LOC141896503 gene encoding semaphorin-5A-like, with amino-acid sequence MHQEFHIVSVDGGYTSWEDWSDFSFSCGGGKRRRFRKCTNPVPQYGGKDCSSLGPSVETEDCNTNLCPEQVLGKRILSCIHCRVSILTFLTVNGGYSAWETYGTCSKSCGGGTQTRRRTCTNPSPVAGGKDCSEYSDPRMQQPEVSCCNIPRGQRLRSRKCTSPVPSNGGKDCSRLGPAITIEECNKQGCPERSISHDEVSMHGNCSKSIFLQSVDGKWSNWSLWGACTVTCGGGSQTRTRGCNNPKPTGGGKECVGEKEETRQCNAFKCGRKYSIFFTEWKPIGCFKITVRALDVLLKKVGSKPSIASRYSACKAAADETGATLISLDDKRCWTSQDPNVSYSKYGSSSQCKENKGKVGNGLAEYGTVSVYQMDEEEIILVSGFFVAQAHSIYHCFGSGM; translated from the exons ATGCATCAAGAATTTCATATCGTGAGTG TTGACGGGGGTTACACTTCATGGGAGGACTGGTcagatttttccttttcatgcGGAGGAGGAAAACGGCGCCGCTTCAGAAAATGTACCAATCCTGTGCCACAATATGGCGGAAAGGACTGTTCGAGCCTTGGACCATCAGTTGAGACAGAAGATTGCAATACTAATTTGTGTCCAG AGCAGGTGTTAGGAAAACGGATTCTCTCATGTATTCATTGTAGGGTCAGTATTCTTACTTTTCTCACAGTTAATGGTGGTTATTCGGCTTGGGAAACGTACGGAACATGTTCAAAGTCTTGTGGTGGTGGAACGCAAACTCGACGAAGGACTTGTACCAATCCATCCCCTGTTGCCGGAGGAAAAGACTGCAGCGAGTATTCAGACCCGAGAATGCAACAACCAGAAGTGTCCtg CTGCAATATACCGA GAGGGCAACGTCTTCGCAGCAGAAAATGTACCAGCCCTGTGCCATCAAATGGTGGGAAGGACTGCTCGAGGCTTGGACCAGCGATTACGATAGAAGAATGCAATAAACAAGGATGTCCAG AACGTTCCATAAGTCATGACGAGGTTTCTATGCATGGAAATTGTTCAAAGTCAATTTTTCTCCAATCAGTGGACGGAAAGTGGAGCAACTGGAGCCTATGGGGTGCCTGTACCGTTACATGTGGCGGAGGAAGTCAAACAAGAACACGAGGCTGTAATAACCCAAAGCCTACAGGCGGCGGAAAAGAATGCGTGggtgaaaaagaagaaactcgCCAATGTAACGCCTTTAAATGTGGGCGTAAGTATtcaattttcttca CTGAATGGAAACCTATTGGTTGCTTTAAAATCACCGTTCGAGCCCTCGATGTTTTGCTGAAAAAAGTCGGAAGCAAGCCATCAATCGCCAGTCGCTACAGCGCTTGCAAAGCAGCTGCTGATGAAACAGGTGCGACGCTGATTAGTTTAGACGATAAAAGATGCTGGACAAGCCAGGATCCAAATGTTTCATACTCCAAGTACGGGTCATCAAGTCagtgcaaagaaaataagGGTAAAGTTGGTAACGGGCTCGCTGAATATGGGACAGTCTCTGTTTACCAAATGGACGAAGAAG AGATCATTTTGGTCAGTGGGTTTTTTGTGGCACAAGCCCATTCGATTTACCACTGTTTCGGCAGTGGAATGTGA